A single region of the bacterium genome encodes:
- a CDS encoding NAD(P)-dependent oxidoreductase produces the protein MDIAGPVLVTGGTGFIGRRLIDRLLELDREVVSFALPDEPISEHWADKVRVLRGDITKAEDVRAAMSGIRTVFHLAAVVGMGAYDVHWNVTVEGSRNVFDAAVANGTKVVLASSIVVYGHQIQTLNCHEGLEHGKYQGAYSRAKMAQEKLALEYQSDRGMTLTVVRPANVYGVGSGPWVDGLLGLFRLDMLPIVGDGSGNAGLVHVTNLVEAFLLAAAEPKAVGQVYTACDGLDVTWARYFNDLAALVGKSPLPQAPLEPLIDAAREHEDPENLKAMEGMPSIPFEFLNLIGYSNRFETRKLREELGWRPKVSYEEAMGEIEASLGSD, from the coding sequence TTGGATATTGCCGGACCAGTTCTGGTTACGGGAGGAACGGGTTTCATCGGGCGTCGCCTGATCGATCGCTTGCTCGAGTTGGACAGGGAAGTGGTCAGCTTCGCTCTGCCGGATGAACCCATCTCTGAGCATTGGGCCGACAAGGTCAGAGTCCTGCGAGGCGACATCACGAAGGCGGAAGACGTCAGAGCCGCCATGTCGGGTATTCGCACAGTGTTCCATCTTGCGGCCGTGGTCGGGATGGGTGCCTACGACGTGCATTGGAACGTCACGGTCGAAGGGAGTCGCAACGTCTTCGACGCGGCGGTCGCCAATGGCACGAAGGTGGTCCTGGCTTCCTCCATCGTCGTATACGGGCATCAGATTCAGACCCTCAACTGCCATGAAGGACTCGAACACGGCAAGTACCAGGGTGCCTACAGTCGCGCCAAGATGGCGCAGGAGAAGTTGGCGCTGGAGTACCAGTCGGATCGCGGCATGACTCTGACGGTCGTGCGACCCGCGAATGTCTACGGCGTCGGCAGCGGACCGTGGGTCGATGGTCTGCTGGGTCTCTTCCGATTGGACATGCTTCCAATCGTAGGAGATGGCTCCGGCAACGCCGGGCTCGTGCATGTGACGAATCTCGTGGAAGCATTTTTGCTGGCTGCGGCCGAACCCAAGGCGGTCGGGCAGGTGTACACCGCTTGCGACGGGTTGGACGTGACCTGGGCGCGGTATTTCAACGATCTGGCGGCCCTGGTCGGAAAATCACCCCTGCCACAAGCGCCGCTCGAACCGTTGATCGACGCGGCCCGAGAACACGAGGATCCGGAGAACCTCAAAGCCATGGAGGGAATGCCCAGCATCCCCTTCGAGTTCCTCAATCTGATCGGCTACAGCAATCGCTTCGAAACGCGCAAGCTGCGCGAGGAACTGGGCTGGCGACCGAAGGTGAGCTACGAAGAGGCCATGGGAGAGATCGAGGCCAGTCTGGGTTCGGATTGA